The Pseudomonadota bacterium DNA window GCCGGCGCTCTCGTCGTCGTCGTCGAACCGGTCGTATTCACCGTCAAGAATCGCCGTGACCGACTGGATCGACCAGCGATCGTTGAGCTGGTAGTCCACCGTTAAGGATCCGGACCAGGCCTCAAAATCTTCGAACGCCTGGAGGTTGGCGCGATTGACTCGGTCCTCGAGATCGTCGTTTAGATCGGCGCGGTAAATCTGCTGACCGCGTTCGGTCTGCGCATACTGCGCAATCACCCCGATACTCAAGTTCTCAGAGGGGGTGATCAGATACCGGCCGCGAAAAGTCTGGTTGTCGCGCTCGTCGAAGTTTTCGACCGGGATGGTGATGTTTTCGGTAAAGCCGTCGGTCTGGAAGGTCTCAGCCGTGAATCGAAAAGCGGAGTTTTCGGTGAGCGGCACGTTCACCATGCCCTCAAATCCCAGCTTCCCGAAGTCGCCAGCCTCCAGTCGGATCGCTGAGTCGAACTCGGTCGGGTCTGGCGCCCGGGAGGTCATCACCACCGCGCCGATCAGCGCGTTGCGGCCGACGTTGGTGGATTGGGGGCCTCGCAGAATTTCGACTTGTTCGATATCCCACAGCCCCCGAGGGCCAAATCTGCGCGCAAAGCCGGTTTGCGCAACGCCGTCATAAAATAGGCTGCCCAGTTCGCCGCTGCCGCCTCCTGTAGAGGCTGAACTGGCGGAGACACCTCGAATGCCAAAGTCTTCGCCGTTGAAAAGCTCAAACGCATTCGCAGTCTGATTGAACAGCTCGCGAAGATCGAACAGCCGCTGTGACTGGATAAAATCTTGGTCGAAGACCGCAACGCTCTCCTTGGTGTCCTGAATGGAGCGCTTGATCTTCTGACCTTCGACGATAATTTCCTCGAGCTCTACGTTGGCTTCCTGAGCGCCAGCAACGGCGGCAAAGCCCAGACAGAGAGACGCGAAGCCAAAGCTGCGCGATTTGGACATGTAAATCCCCTTCACTTGTTAGTTCACCGGACGGTGTCGACCGCGTTGCGAAGATTATTAAAAATCATTCTCATTATAAACACGGATTTTTACCTAGGAACTAATGCAACGATCAGGAATTTCTGTTGTCACTGCGGCGCGAGCTCTTATCGCTGCCTCGGCCGCGTCTTTCGCACTATCTTTCGTGAAACCCTCATTGTAAATAGCAATCATTCTCATTATTATTGAAGGCCTTAATAGGGAGATGAACGAATGCGAGTAATCAGCGCCACGACTGACACCAACGACCTTTTTTCAGTCGGTCCGTGTCTCGACCATCAGGCTGCCCTGGGCACAGGCGGCAAAATGCTGCTGTGGGGCACGAGGGTCATGATCAGCGCTGCCGAGAACAACCGCTGCTATCGGGCCGAGGTAGAGCAGGTGTTCTTCAAAGCGGGTATCCCGGAGATTCTAGTGTCGTGGCAGGACGCGCTGGCAACGGTGGCCCTAGGGGCCAGTCGGCAGGTTATGGTCGGAGAGGTTGAGCGTGGTTCACTTACCCAGGATGAGCAACGTCTTCTTTGGCCGGTTGCTCGACTGCAGCAATACCCTAACCAGTGTGCCTGTCGGCCCATCCGGGAAATCTGCCATGGTGATGCCGTTCGTTCGATCATGTGTCGACTAAACAGAATGTCTTCGCTGCTGCTGACGAAAGACCTTTACGTGGCCAACTTTCAGCAGCCCCACAGCGTTTCCTTGGCCCTACACTGAGACCATTCCCGGCAGCTCCCGCTCCCAAACTTGCACCGGCCTGCCCAAACACTACAAGCTCACTGCAAGACGTATTCAACTGCCCATAGCCACATGACAGCCTCGGTACTTTTGCTAGTGGGATTCTGATCGGAAACGTCGTCGACGTGCGCGACCTCGAAAGAACAGAAGCAGGCCGACAATGGCCACGTAGGTCAACGCCAGCGCAACGACGAGGAGTAACGCTCGATGTCCAACCCACCCGGTTTTGCCAGCGTGGAGCGGATAAAGCGTGTTGTAGACCGAAGGTCCGAGCCCTGTTTGCGTCGCGTCGATAACCTCAAGAACCTCTCCGCTTGTCGGGTGAAGGACAAGGTACGAACGGCCGTTGGGGTGCAGCTCCCCAGCGTTTCTCAGCCGAAGAACCACCGGCCGATCTTTCTGGGAGGGCAGGCTGACATAGCGAAGGGTTGCGGAGGGCAGATGCGTTCGGGATGCGCTCAGGAGCCGATCCCACGCCACAGGGCCCGCTTCAGCGGCAAGCGTTCGGACGGTAGGTCGAGTGTTCACAGCGCTTCCCAATACCCGGCCCAGCAACGCTTCACTCTCCTGATGGAACACGATCGCTGCGCCTGACAGCGCCAGGAACGTCACCAGGACACTGATCAGTAAACCCTGGGCAGCGTGTGAGTTCATGAGCGAGAGCTGGGTGCCTTTGGGCAGCAATCGACGCAGGCGCAGCACGCGTCGGCGAGGCCACCAGATCCAGACGCCGGTCACCAGGAGTCCGGTCACCGTCAACCCTAAAATACCCACCAGCGTGTGTCCGAAATCGCCGGCAAACAAATCCACGTGAAGCTCAAAGATCACTGCGGGGAGTCGTCCTAGCGGACCAAACGTGTCGATCAGCGAGCCATCAGCGATCGAGTGATAAGCCTGGTCACCGCCTTTGAGATAAAGGTGATAGACGGGCAGCCCAGGGCGGGGCATGCCCAGCGTCTGCACGGGCCCGGGCGCCTGAGCCAGGACTGCCTGGATCACCGTGGCGTCCGGTTTTGTCGACCCCTGGTTGTTCCGGATTGAGGGGTATCGCCACTGGCTGTATTCGTCAGACCATAACAAGAGGGCGCCACTGCCCGCTGATAACACGATAAACAAGGCCAGCGTCACGCCAACCCAGCGATGGAGCCACCGCACTAGAAGCTGGTGCGCCAGCTCAACGAAAGCGTGCGGCCGACGCCGGCAAAAAAGGTATCGGCACGCGCACCGGTTTCGACCTGCGAGAAATACGTTTCATACTCTTTGTCGAACAGGTTCTCGATCGCGAGCCCAAAGCGACCGTACCGCGTCTCCCACGTTGCGAAAGCATCGAAAATGGTAAAACCATCGAAGTCTCTGTTAACCGGTGCGCCGGGCCCGCTAAAGTCTCGGTCGTCCAGCACCGATGCCTGGATTCGCAGATTGATCGCGTCGCCGATCGGACCCTCCGCGTAGAGGTTCAGCCGATTGGGCGCGATGTTGATCCCGTCGAGGTCGCTGTCCACTCGCCCATCGCCGTCCGAATCGAACCGCCCATCCAGATTGGCGTAGTTGCCGCCGGCGTACCAGGCGCCGCCGATCGGTACGTCGACAGCAACTTCGATGCCATCGATTTCGGTGCGGAGGCGCTGCACTTCGAAGATACCCGCGTCGTTGAGGAGAAGCCTCGAGCCGTTGTCGGCCTCTGAGTCATAAGCCGCGATGCTTGCGCGCCAGGCGCCGTTGTCGAACTCCAGGCCGATCTCACGGTTGTCGGTCACGATCGGCTCGACGGTCAGCAATGAGTCAACGTCCAGCCCGGGCACGTTGATTCCTCGGAGAACGCGTCCAGCGTCCGGCATCGTAAACCCTTCGCTGAACGATCCGTAGACGTTCCAGTACTCGGCAAACCGCCAGATCACCCCGGCGTTTGGCAGCGTCTCGGAGAAATCCGGCGCGCCGCCCCGCACAAACGTGCTGTTGGCCGCAGCGATGGTCGTGAAGTCGTCAACCTTTAGCTCGGCGTCCTCATGGCGAAGCCCGGCAACGACAGTGACCGCGTCACCTGCCGCCCAGGTCCCTTGTACGAAGGGCGCCAAAGTCTCAAACCGGGTCTCCGGCACCCACTCCCGGCCGCTGCGCGTCAGCACCTGAGCCGAGTCATCGCGGAAATAGTCCAGTCCAAGCGCAACGCTCGAACCCTGGGCGCCGACGGGCCGGTTCCAGGTCAGGCGCAGGCCGTTTTTGTCTGACACCACCGCCGACTGATCGAGGAACGGGGCACCGTCGGGCGTGAGACGGAAAAACCCGCCGAAGGTACCGCCTTCAAATCTGGCCTCGTAAGACTGGTCGAACAGCTGCGCCGTCAGGCTGCCGCCCAGCAGTGATCGATGACGATAGGTGAGTGAGGCGGTGGTTACATCGTTGCGCGCCGGATCGCCGACGAGCGCTGATGGATCACCCGCCTCGGTGCTGGTGAACCGCCCAGTGCTCCGGTCGCCTAGGACCACGCGAAAATCGCCATTACGCTCGAGATCAAAATCATTGATCATGAAGGTGAGATCCGACTCATCGCTGATGCGCCAGGCGCCTTTGAAAAACAGGCCTAAAGAGGTTGAGTCCATGATGTCGCCCTGCGTTGGATACAGGCCAACTTCGTCCCCGTTGCCATCAAAAAACAGGCCACGCTCGTGGAGTGCGATGCCGGCAACCAAATCGAAGTCGCCGATGCGTCTTCCGGTCAGCGCGCTGACTTTATAGCTGAGCCCGTCAGAATCGCCGTTGTCCGGTGCGGTAACCCGGGCGTTGAGTGTGGTCTCCCAGCGCTCGTTGGACCGCGGCGAGCGGGTGACCATCTGTACTACGCCCCCGGTGGCGCCAACGCCCTGAATGGCATTCGATCCGTTAATTACCTCGATGCGTTCAATAAAATCGAGATCGATGGTGTGACCGTCCCGACTGCCGTCCCTCAGGGCGTTGTGCTGCGGTACGCCGTCAATCAGGTAGAGCGGATTTCGGCCTCGAAGCGATTCTGCTCGGCCGGTGAGTTTGCGCAGGCTTGGGCCAAAACTGGGGATGGTTTGTTCAAGGACGCTGGCGAGGTCGTCACTGATCTGGGCCTGCGCGTCGATTGCTGCGCGGTCCAGCACGATAACCGTACCCGGTATGGCGCTGGCCGGCTGTTCGAGGCGGGTCGCAGTGATGACCACCGGCTCGATCTCCGCCGGCTCCTCGCCTTCCTGAGCATAGGTGCAGGGCGCACAAACGATAGCGATAAGGCCAAGGGTCAGCGGTGTTTTCATCCCGGTGTCTCCGATTTTTGAGCAGGTCTGTGCCTTGTTGCGGCAAGGGCGGAGCCACCATCGGCCACACGATAGCGGCCCCGCCGGTCTCGACTGCCGCTGAATCCCAATCACCGGGGGTAGGGGTCCGGTCGTTAGTCCAGAAGCATCAATTACAAATGATAATGATTCGTATTATTGATCGCAATAGGCAAAACACCGGATTTCTTTTCTCGAACAGATTGGGGTTGCCCCGTTTGTTCGGCGAATACGTCGCTACGGTGCTGGAGGGGTAGTTGGGTGAGAGTCAGAGATGCATGCCAGCGCCGTGGTTAGACTCTCGGCGAGCAGGCGCCTGCACCATGATGGAAGGAGGGCAGGGATGATCGGTAGTGAAGCCGAACCCGACCGGACGGCTATTCCTCTTCGGCTGCGGTTGTGTCCTCGGCCGGGCTTTCTTCGGTTCTGGTCGTTTCGAAACTTTGTTGCAGGAGCGGCGTCTCAGGTTCAGGCCGAACTCTCGTTGCCTCACCCATTTCGGGCAGTCGCGTGGCTGAAACCTCGATCATGGTCAGTTCCATCTTTTCCAGCGACTGAGCATCGTCCGTAGAAACCTGAAGGGAGGGATCCCTAGCGCCGAGGTCGGAAAGGTCGGTTTCTTCGTCTTTGGCAGGTTTTAGCTTTTCCAGCGGCGCCATCGGATCGTTCAGCATCTCTACTGAGTCACTGTCGATGCCCGGGTCAGCCGGGTCGCCGTCGTCGCCCGGCGGAGGCTCGGGTTTAGCGTTCGCCTCTTTGCCGGGCCCTGCGATGGCGTCGGCGATCGCCTCTTCCTCGCTGGCCTGGCTACCGATGTGGTACGCAGCGAATCCCGGCATCACCACCTGGTTAACCGCCATCCCCAGGATGCGTCCGGTGAACGGAGCGGTCAGCACGGTTTGGTCGTTGCGAATGGGGTCGGTCACGGTCCCGAGTATCTGACCTTTTTTGACCAGCTCGCCAAGCTCAATCTGGCTGAACAGAATGCCGCCACTGTTAGCCCGAACCCACACGGAATCGTAGAACGCTGGCTGCGGCTCCCCGAATAATCGGAACCGCGGCGCCATAGACATGCGGTTCAACAGCGATTGAATAGCCTCGACGCTCGCGTCAACCGACGACTTGTTGAAGCGGCTGGCTTCGCCGGCCTCCAGCGTGACCGCCGGGATTCCCACGTCGGTGGCCGCTCGTCGCAGCGACCCTTTGGGCCCAGCGCCATGTAGCACCGCGATGGCGCCGAACTGCCGGCTGAAGTCCGCCACCGACTTAACCGTCAGGTCAGCTCGGAGCTGGGGCAGGTTAATGCGCTGAAAGCTTCCGGTGTGCATATCCACCAGGGCCGAGCAGCGGGTGACGATCGTGTCAAACACCGCCTTGGCGAAGCGCGATGCCAGCGAGCCGCTGCTGCTGCCTGGAAAAAACCGATTGAGATCCCGGCGATCGGGCAGATAGCGCGAGCCGCGGAGATAGCCCGAAGCGTTCACGATCGGCACGCCGATGACCGTGCCGGCAAGGTCAGCCGGCTTGATGTCGAAAAGAATTTGCCTGACTACCTCAACGCCGTTGAGCTCGTCGCCATGCACGGCGGCCGTTAGGCAAAGAACCGGTCCGGGCCGCTGGCCGTGGGCCACAAGAATCGGTGTCGGGATGGCGACCGCACCCATGGTCGCTTCGATCTGCCAGTTGAGCTGCCTGCGCTCGCCGGCGGGTATCAGCTGGCCGAGCAGCTCAAACGGCTCGCCGGCAACCGTTGCTGCTACGCTTTCAAAGCCTGCAGGCCCGAGCAGCGCTGCCGGCGGCAATTCCGTCAGCTGCCTCTCGTTAGCTGCCGCCCCGCCTACCATGGCCATCAGCAGTGCCAGCAGGCACGCCTGGGGTGTCCTCATCGTATTTCCCTGCTTTGGGCCACCCTCGGTGGCCTCCCCCGACCGGCGCAAGACGAACGCTCGCCCCGGCACACTTCTTCTATTTCATAGTACGGCCGGCGATCAGCCGACTAAAGCGGAACCAGTCTGGTCGGCGCAATTCGGCCGCTGAGCTGCGTCTTTAGCGAGCAAATACGAGGGCGGGCGCTGGCGCGATAGGTAGCCCAGAGTGCTCATAACAGCTGCTAGGCGCCCTTCGCCTCCTCGTCCGCTTCAGCATCGTCACCCTCGTCACCGTCATCCTCATCTTCCAGGATAGGACCGTCGAGGCCCTTGTCGCGTCGGGTCAACGCGCGTGCCGTTTCCCGATCCAGCTTTTCGATTCGATCGATGACATACGGGAAACCGTCGACTTCAATCCGATCAAAGCGCGCATAAATGTGGTTATTGTCGTAGCGGAAAACGATCCGATCGTTGTTGCCTAGCCCCGGCGCCTTGCGGGCCAGCGTGAGCAGGTAGGGTCGGAATGGGCTCACGTAGAGGATCAGCCGCTGGTTGTCGACAACCGACCAGCTGGAGATGTTCGGTACCCAAAGCTTTTTAAGCGGTTCACCATAAACCGCCTGATTACGCTGACCGGCGTCACCGATCACCTGGTCTGTTTTGGGCCCTGAGCGCTTGGGACTCTCGCTCGATCCAATCACCATGTCCATGCCAGCGGCTTCAGCCTTCGTCGCGGCGTCGTCCGAAGCGTTGCTTTCCTGGGCCGTCACGGCAGCCGTGGCCAGCACACTGGTGATTAATAATATCAATGACTTGCGCATAACCCGCTCCTTACTAATGGGGCGCCTGAGTGATATCAGACCATAAGTGGCGAGCAAAATTCATCACGCCCTGCGGTCGATTCAGCCACCGTTCAGACTCGGCCCGCCAGGACCGTATTGGGTGGTAACCAGCGATGGGTTAGCATGCGCGATTAACCGTCAGAGCTGCCCACCGAGGGCCGTCAGAAAAACACCATGGAAGCCATCTATAACCCCCAGCAGCTGGAGCCGGAAATCCAGGCTGATTGGGACGCCCGCGAAGTCTATCGTGTCACCGAAGACGAAGACCGGGAAAAGTACTACTGCCTGGCCATGCTGCCGTATCCCTCCGGGGCACTGCACATGGGGCACGTCCGCAACTATATGATCGCGGACGTCATCGCTCGCTATCAACGCATGCTGGGCAAAAACGTGCTGCAACCCATGGGCTGGGATGCCTTTGGGCTGCCCGCCGAAAACGCGGCCATCAAGAACAAGGTTCCGCCGGCGCGCTGGACCTACGCCAACATCGACCACATGCGCGGTCAGCTCAAGCGACTGGGCTACGCGTATGACTGGTCGCGCGAAGTCACCACCTGCCGCCCGGAGTACTACCGCTGGGAGCAGCTGATGTTTGTGCGGCTGTTCGAAAAAGGGCTGGTGTACCGGCGCAACGCGACGGTGAACTTTGATCCGGTCGATCAGACCGTGCTGGCCAACGAACAGGTGGTGGACGGCCGCGGTTGGCGCTCGGGTGCGTTGGTGGAACGCCGCGAGATCCCCCAGTGGTTTTTGAAAATCACCGACTACGCCCAGGAGCTCCTGGACAACCTGGACGATCTCGACGGCTGGCCCGACTCGGTTCGGACCATGCAGCGCAACTGGATCGGCCGTTCGGAGGGCGCGGAGTTCTCATTGGCAATCTGCGATGAGAGCGGTGAGGTTCAGCCGGAGCTCAGTCTGCAGGTCTACACGACACGGCCAGACACCAGCTTCGGCATGACCTATTGCGTCCTTGCGCCCGAACATCCGCTGGTGGCGGAAATCACAACGCCGGAGCAGCAGGCTGCGGTCGAGCAGTTTCAAAAGGAAGCGGCAGCGGCCAGCGAAATTGATCGACTGGCTGACGGCGCGCTGGACAAGCGCGGCGTGTTCACCGGCGCCTTTGCTTTAAATCCGTTTACCCAGAAGCCGGTGCCGGTCTACCTGGCTGACTACGTGCTGATGGGTTACGGCACCGGGGCCATCATGGCGGTACCCGGTCAAGATCAGCGCGACTGGGACTTCGCCAAGGCCTACGACCTGCCCATCATCCGCACGGTGGAGCCGCCCGAAGACTTTGACGGTGAAGCCTTCACCGGCGACGGGCCAGCGATCAATAGCGACTGGCTGAACGGGCTGGAAGTTGATGAGGCGAAAGCCAAGGCGCTGGCCTGGCTGGAGGAACAGGAGCTGGGTCAGCGCAAGGTGAACTTCCGGCTTCGCGACTGGGGCGTCTCGCGCCAGCGTTACTGGGGCTGCCCGATCCCCATGATCCGCTGCCCCAAATGCGGCGACGTGCCGGTGCCCGAGGACGAGCTCCCCGTGGTGCTGCCCGAAGACGTGGAGTTCATGGGCGTGCAGTCGCCCATCAAGGCCGACCCGAAATGGCGCCAGACGGTCTGTCCAATCTGCGGCGGTCCGGCCGAACGGGAAACCGACACGTTTGACACCTTTATGGAGTCGTCCTGGTACTACGCGCGTTATTGCAGTCCGGACGCTGACGCCATGGTCGACGAGCGCGCTAACTACTGGCTGCCGGTGGACCAGTATGTCGGGGGCATCGAGCACGCCATCCTGCACCTGATGTATTTCCGCTTCTATCACAAGCTGATGCGCGACGCGGGCCTGGTGAAGTCCGACGAGCCGGCCACCAACCTTTTGTGCCAGGGGATGGTGGTGGCGGACACGTTCTACCGCGAAGACGAGGACGGCGTTAAGCAGTTCATCAATCCGCAGGACATCGAGCCGGTGCTGGACGATCGCGGCGCGATGATCGCGGCCAAGCTGATCAGCGACGGTCAGCCCGTGGAGATCGGGGCCGTCGAAAAGATGTCGAAGTCGAAGAACAACGGCGTTGACCCGGTGCATTTGGTTGAGCAGTTTGGCGCAGACACGGTGCGTTTGTTCTCGGTGTCAGACTCCCCGCCGCACCAGTCGCTGGAGTGGTCTGAAGCGGGCGTCGAAGGCGCACACCGATTTCTGAAGCGCCTGTGGCGCAACGTTGCGGACCATGCGGCCGACGGCGCGGGCGGTAAGCTGGAGCCCGAGGCCCTGAGCGATGTTCAGCGCGACCTTTACCGCAAGCTCCACGAGACGCTGGCCAAGGTCGGCGACGACATCGGTCGGCGGCGAACCTTTAACACCGCCATTGCGGCGATTATGGAACTCGTCAACGCGGCGTCCCGCCACAAGGGCGACACAGACGCGGATCGTGCTTTGCTCCAGCATGTGTGGGAAAACGTGGTGACGCTGCTGACCCCGATGGTGCCGCACGCGGCGCAGGGTCTGTGGCAGGGCCTGGGTAAAGAGGGTGACGTCATCGACCAGCCCTGGCCCGAGCACGATCCGGCGGCGCTGGTGCGTGACGAGCTGGAGATTGTGGTGCAGGTGAACGGCAAGGTCCGGGGCCGCATTCAGGCGCCGGCTGAGGCCAGCCGCGAGGAGCTGGAAAGCCTGGCTCGCGGTGAACCGAACGTCGCTCGCTTTGTCGGGGACAGTCAGGTGCGTAAGGTCATTGTGGTGCCGAAGAAGCTGGTCAATATCGTGATCGGCGGATGAGCGGTCGCCGGGGCTTCCAGACCGCGCTGCTGTTAGGGCTGGTGCTTGTGCTCGCCGGCTGCGGGTTTCAGCTTCGCGGCAGCGCTGCGCTGCCGCCGGAGCTCGACGCCGTGAACCTGGGCATTCCCGACAACCACCCGCTGGCCCGCGAGCTGTCCACGCTCCTGTCAGCCTCCGGGCGGCAGGTGGTTGCGCCCGACAAGGCGACGGCGCAGCTGCAGTTCGAGCAGAACGACCTGCTGCGCGACGTCCAGTCGGTTGGGGCGACCGCGCGGGTTCGGGAATTTGCGCTGCGCTACAACGTGTCGTTTCGTGTTGTCAGCGCAGACGGGCGCGAGATCCAACCGCTGACTTCGCTGGAGATCTACCGGGACTACACCTTCGACCAGGGCCAGGTACTGGGTGCGGCCAGCGAAGAAGAGTTTCTGCGCGACGAGATGACCCGGGAAATGGCAAACCGAATCCTCCGCTCGCTGTCCTCCGGCTGATGCAGCTCGGTGTCGATCGTATTGCGGGTCAGGTCAGCCAGGGCCTGAAACCCATCTATCTCATTTCCGGGGACGAACCGCTGCAGGTGCTCGAAACCGCTGACGCGGTGCGCTCGGCGGCCCGGGAACAGGGCCTGGTGGAGCGTCTGGTGTTCGAAGTCGACAAAAGCTTCGACTGGAATCGACTGGCGAGCGACAGTGCCAACCTGTCGCTGTTTGCGTCACGCCGCTTGCTCGACCTGCGCTTACCCACCGGCAAGCCCGGTCGCGAGGGCGGCGCGGCAATCCGCGCGTTTGCCGATCAGGCTACCGAAGATGGTGACGTGCTGCTGATCACCGCTGGGAAGATCGAAAAGGCGTCACGCAATAGTGCCTGGGTTAAGGCCATTGATCGGCTTGGGATTTTTGTCACGTGCTGGCCGCTGAAGCCGGCGGAGCTGCCTCAGTGGCTGAGCCAGCGGTTTATCAGCCGTGGCGTCGCCGCGGACGCCGCCGCTTGCCGGGCGCTGGCGAGCCGGATCGAAGGCAACCTGCTCGCCGCTGCTCAGGAGGTCGACAAGCTTTCTCTGCTGAAGGCGGGAGGTACGGTGACCGTCGACGATATTGAGGAGGCCGTGGCAGACAATGCGCGCTTCGACGTCTTTAAGCTGTCCGATGCAGCGCTGGAGGGTGATCTCACCCGCGCGCTCCGGGTCGCACGGGCGCTGGCGCTTGAAGCGGCGCCGCTGCCGGTGGTGGCCTGGACGCTCACGCGGGAATCGCGGCTGCTGCTGAATCTGCGCCAGGCGATGGACACCGGGGCCAACGTTCAGGCGATCTACCGGGCCAACGCGGTGTGGGACGCCCGCAAGAACCTGCTGCAACGAGCGATGCGCCGGCTCAATGAGCGCCAGCTGACTCAGGCGCTCGAACATTGCGCGCTGCTGGACCGGCAGACCAAGGGCCTGGCCGCTGGCGATCCCTGGCAGTCGGTTGAGGCCCTGGTGACGCTGCTCTGTCTCGGGCGTAAGCCCATGGTGTCGCAGCGCGCCGCGCAAGGCTCGTGACCGAAGCTTCAGCGCCGGGGTCCGATAGCTCAGGCCGCCTCGTCGTCCTTGGAGGGACCTTCAATCCGGTGCACTACGGCCACCTGAGCATCGCCAGCCAGGTTGCCTGGCAGCTCGACGCCACCGTCCATCTGCTGTTATCCGCCCGCCCGCCGCATCGCGATTACGCCGTGGCCAGCGCCGGGCAGCGTTGGGAGATGCTCAAGCTCGCCACGCGGGGCCATCCGCGCCTGCTCCCGGATCGGCGAGAGCTGGACCGAGACGGGCCTTCTTTTATGGTCGACACGCTTGAGAGCTTGCGCAATGAGTTTCCTGCGGCCGGCGTATCGCTGGTGCTAGGCAGTGACGCCGCGGCCGGGCTGGCGAGCTGGCACCGCAGCGAGGAACTGGCGCGGCTGGCGCATCTGGTTGTGGTCCGACGACCGGGAATGGACGATGGATTGGATCCGTCGCAGCTTGCCGCGCTCGGCTTTGCGCCGGCTGATAGCGTCGACGAACTGGATCCGCCGCAGGGTGGTCGAAGCCTGATCCTGGAGACGGTGGCGCTGGAAATTTCGGCCAGCGCGATACGCGAACTGGTGCGCCAGGGTGGCCCAATCAATTATATGACGCCGCCCGCGGTGGTGGATTTCCTCACCCGAGAACGGCTGTATGTTCGTTGATCCGCGGGGACAGCCCTCCTACAATGCTAGACACCGCATCGGTTTGAGGTTTTCAGACATTTGAAAAAGGGCTCACCCGCCGGCCAAAACCCCGGCACCGCGTCACCGGCGATTTCACCGCAGCAGGTGGCTGATCTGGTCAACGGCGCGCTCGACGACGCCAAGGCTGTGGACATTCAGACGATCGATGTTCGCGGCAAAACCACCATCACCGACTACATGATTGTTGCCTCAGGCAACTCGACCCGCCACGTCAAAACCCTCGCCGACAGTGTGATCACTCGCAGCAAGGAACGGGGTATGCCCGTGGTTGGCGTTGAAGGTGAGCGGGAATCAGAGTGGATCTTGGTGGACCTGGCCGACGTGCTGGTCCATTTGATGGTGCCCCGCGCGCGAGCCTTTTACGCGCTGGAATCGCTGTGGACCGTCGATGACGAGGCGGCCGCAGAAGCGACGCCCTGAGCGGCTGGGTCCGGCGGCCTGCCGCTGAAACCCACCATCCGGCTCCTTGAACATTCGGCTGCTCGCCGTTGGCGGCAAAATGCCCGATTGGGTCAACGCAGGTTTTCAGGACTACCAGCGCCGCCTGCCGCCTCACCTCAAGCTGCAGCTCACCGAAATCCCGCTCCCGAAAAGACGCGCGTCGCTCGCGCTTGAGAAGAGTCTGGCCCAGGAAGGCGAGGCGCTGCTCAAGGCTGCCGCCGGCGCGCAGCGCGTGATCGCGCTGGACGTTGCCGGCAAACAGTTCAGCACCCGACAACTGGCAGACCAGCTCGATGAGTGGCTGGGCCTGGGGGGTGATGTGGCCCTGCTGATCGGCGGCCCGGATGGTTTGGACGCCCGGGTGCTTCAGCACTGCCAGCAGCGCTGGTCTCTGGGCAAACTGACGCTGCCTCATCCACTGGTGCGCGTGGTGCTCGCTGAACAGCTTTACCGCGCGCACAGTATTTTGGTCGGACACCCCTACCATCGTGAGTAACGGCGCTC harbors:
- a CDS encoding PepSY-associated TM helix domain-containing protein, producing MRWLHRWVGVTLALFIVLSAGSGALLLWSDEYSQWRYPSIRNNQGSTKPDATVIQAVLAQAPGPVQTLGMPRPGLPVYHLYLKGGDQAYHSIADGSLIDTFGPLGRLPAVIFELHVDLFAGDFGHTLVGILGLTVTGLLVTGVWIWWPRRRVLRLRRLLPKGTQLSLMNSHAAQGLLISVLVTFLALSGAAIVFHQESEALLGRVLGSAVNTRPTVRTLAAEAGPVAWDRLLSASRTHLPSATLRYVSLPSQKDRPVVLRLRNAGELHPNGRSYLVLHPTSGEVLEVIDATQTGLGPSVYNTLYPLHAGKTGWVGHRALLLVVALALTYVAIVGLLLFFRGRARRRRFRSESH
- a CDS encoding succinylglutamate desuccinylase/aspartoacylase family protein; this encodes MRTPQACLLALLMAMVGGAAANERQLTELPPAALLGPAGFESVAATVAGEPFELLGQLIPAGERRQLNWQIEATMGAVAIPTPILVAHGQRPGPVLCLTAAVHGDELNGVEVVRQILFDIKPADLAGTVIGVPIVNASGYLRGSRYLPDRRDLNRFFPGSSSGSLASRFAKAVFDTIVTRCSALVDMHTGSFQRINLPQLRADLTVKSVADFSRQFGAIAVLHGAGPKGSLRRAATDVGIPAVTLEAGEASRFNKSSVDASVEAIQSLLNRMSMAPRFRLFGEPQPAFYDSVWVRANSGGILFSQIELGELVKKGQILGTVTDPIRNDQTVLTAPFTGRILGMAVNQVVMPGFAAYHIGSQASEEEAIADAIAGPGKEANAKPEPPPGDDGDPADPGIDSDSVEMLNDPMAPLEKLKPAKDEETDLSDLGARDPSLQVSTDDAQSLEKMELTMIEVSATRLPEMGEATRVRPEPETPLLQQSFETTRTEESPAEDTTAAEEE
- a CDS encoding DUF6491 family protein; the encoded protein is MRKSLILLITSVLATAAVTAQESNASDDAATKAEAAGMDMVIGSSESPKRSGPKTDQVIGDAGQRNQAVYGEPLKKLWVPNISSWSVVDNQRLILYVSPFRPYLLTLARKAPGLGNNDRIVFRYDNNHIYARFDRIEVDGFPYVIDRIEKLDRETARALTRRDKGLDGPILEDEDDGDEGDDAEADEEAKGA
- a CDS encoding TonB-dependent receptor, producing MKTPLTLGLIAIVCAPCTYAQEGEEPAEIEPVVITATRLEQPASAIPGTVIVLDRAAIDAQAQISDDLASVLEQTIPSFGPSLRKLTGRAESLRGRNPLYLIDGVPQHNALRDGSRDGHTIDLDFIERIEVINGSNAIQGVGATGGVVQMVTRSPRSNERWETTLNARVTAPDNGDSDGLSYKVSALTGRRIGDFDLVAGIALHERGLFFDGNGDEVGLYPTQGDIMDSTSLGLFFKGAWRISDESDLTFMINDFDLERNGDFRVVLGDRSTGRFTSTEAGDPSALVGDPARNDVTTASLTYRHRSLLGGSLTAQLFDQSYEARFEGGTFGGFFRLTPDGAPFLDQSAVVSDKNGLRLTWNRPVGAQGSSVALGLDYFRDDSAQVLTRSGREWVPETRFETLAPFVQGTWAAGDAVTVVAGLRHEDAELKVDDFTTIAAANSTFVRGGAPDFSETLPNAGVIWRFAEYWNVYGSFSEGFTMPDAGRVLRGINVPGLDVDSLLTVEPIVTDNREIGLEFDNGAWRASIAAYDSEADNGSRLLLNDAGIFEVQRLRTEIDGIEVAVDVPIGGAWYAGGNYANLDGRFDSDGDGRVDSDLDGINIAPNRLNLYAEGPIGDAINLRIQASVLDDRDFSGPGAPVNRDFDGFTIFDAFATWETRYGRFGLAIENLFDKEYETYFSQVETGARADTFFAGVGRTLSLSWRTSF